In a genomic window of Alteromonas gilva:
- a CDS encoding amino acid ABC transporter substrate-binding protein, producing the protein MIKQGRSCFVIMLVGLLWSAASYSANWSIYYPRPINENDIRHEYPLALLKLALSKTGVRYSLSPSERILLQGKAIRQLKESREINILWAMTDSQREKDLLPIRIPVYKGLIGWRVFLINQAFSHKFRDINDVADLTSLTALQGAEWPDTKILQSNGFNVLTVPEFPEAYSRLSQRQADYFPRAVSEVLGELNARSMDPSIMLEPSLALHYPAAVYFFVNRSNPIMARLIETGLRRAIEDGSFDNLFVAHHRDALLKVDVNERKVFELVNPLLPKETPVDDEALWFDPQKHAPETVDNIP; encoded by the coding sequence ATGATCAAACAAGGGCGCAGCTGTTTTGTTATTATGCTGGTGGGGCTGCTCTGGTCGGCGGCGAGTTATTCCGCCAACTGGTCTATTTATTATCCTCGCCCGATTAATGAAAACGATATTCGTCATGAGTACCCGTTAGCCCTGTTAAAGCTGGCGCTCAGTAAAACCGGTGTACGCTATTCATTATCGCCTTCAGAGCGCATACTGTTGCAAGGTAAGGCCATTCGACAGTTAAAAGAAAGTCGTGAGATCAATATCTTGTGGGCCATGACCGATAGCCAGCGCGAAAAAGACCTTCTACCCATCAGAATCCCGGTCTATAAGGGGTTGATTGGCTGGCGGGTATTTTTAATCAATCAGGCGTTCAGCCATAAATTCAGGGATATCAATGACGTTGCTGACTTAACGTCACTGACAGCACTGCAAGGCGCTGAATGGCCAGACACCAAAATATTGCAGTCCAATGGGTTTAATGTGCTGACGGTGCCTGAATTTCCGGAAGCCTACAGTCGTTTAAGCCAAAGGCAGGCTGACTACTTCCCGCGTGCGGTAAGCGAAGTATTAGGCGAACTCAATGCCCGGTCAATGGATCCCAGTATTATGCTGGAGCCCTCCCTGGCGCTGCATTATCCTGCCGCGGTGTATTTTTTTGTTAATCGCTCAAACCCTATCATGGCGCGCCTGATTGAGACGGGATTGCGCCGTGCGATTGAAGATGGTTCCTTCGACAACTTGTTTGTGGCCCACCACCGCGACGCGCTGTTAAAAGTTGACGTTAACGAGCGCAAAGTATTTGAACTGGTAAACCCGTTGTTGCCTAAAGAAACCCCGGTAGATGATGAGGCCCTGTGGTTTGACCCGCAAAAACATGCACCGGAGACGGTAGATAATATCCCCTAG